The following are from one region of the Melaminivora suipulveris genome:
- the ligA gene encoding NAD-dependent DNA ligase LigA: MDPQSELFSASVGVSNTRVATKIEALRAQLNRWAHEYYVQDAPSVPDAEYDRAFQQLQALEGAYPELVTPDSPTQRVIGAVLPGLAAVRHRVPMLSIRTETDTEASGAETFDARVRRELKLPAEAPPVEFVAEPKFDGLAMSLRYENGRLVQAATRGDGEVGEDVTHNVRTIRQIPLVLPPGAPPVLEVRGEVYMRRADFERLNERQRESAGKTFVNPRNAAAGAVRQLDSNITAQRPLSFFAYGLGEVTPAAEGGPDFATHYQLLQQLKDWGFPVSALVEIAQGAPELVAYHQRVGRQRDALPYDIDGVVYKVNNLALQRQLGFVTREPRWAVAHKYPAQEMVTRVEGIDIQVGRTGKLTPVARLAPVFVGGVTVTNATLHNLFEIRKKGVRVGDQVIVRRAGDVIPEVVGVVPAALAPVAQALSGSDALLDAAADQEGAAAGASRAAPRTPYVPNFRMPRQCPVCASAVVREKGEANHRCTGGLFCPAQRKEAILHFAQRRAMDIEGLGEKLVDQLIEGHIIRTLPDLYRLGLAPLAQLDRMADKSAQNLLAALEKSKRTTLARFLFALGVRHVGEATAKELARHFGQLDALMDATPEQLMQVPDVGPIVAQAVHGFFAEPHNREVVEQLRACGVHWVESEPQPAALLPLAGKTVVLTGTLPTLTREQAQELLEAAGAKVAGSVSGKTSYVVAGEQAGSKLERAHKLGVPVLDEDGLRALLRGGEG; this comes from the coding sequence CGAGTACGACCGGGCCTTCCAGCAGCTGCAGGCGCTGGAGGGCGCCTACCCCGAGCTGGTCACGCCCGACTCGCCCACGCAGCGCGTCATAGGCGCGGTGCTGCCGGGCCTGGCCGCCGTGCGCCACCGCGTGCCCATGCTCAGCATCCGCACCGAGACCGACACCGAGGCCAGCGGCGCCGAGACTTTCGACGCGCGCGTGCGCCGCGAGCTGAAGCTGCCCGCCGAAGCGCCGCCCGTGGAATTCGTCGCGGAGCCGAAATTCGACGGCCTGGCCATGAGCCTGCGCTACGAGAACGGCCGCCTGGTGCAGGCCGCCACGCGCGGCGACGGCGAAGTGGGCGAGGACGTGACGCACAACGTGCGCACCATCCGCCAGATCCCGCTGGTGCTGCCCCCCGGCGCGCCGCCGGTGCTGGAGGTGCGCGGCGAGGTCTATATGCGCCGCGCCGACTTCGAGCGCCTGAACGAGCGCCAGCGCGAGAGCGCCGGCAAGACCTTCGTGAACCCGCGCAACGCCGCCGCCGGTGCCGTGCGCCAGCTGGATTCGAACATCACCGCGCAGCGCCCGCTGTCGTTCTTCGCCTACGGCCTGGGCGAGGTCACGCCCGCGGCCGAGGGTGGCCCGGATTTCGCCACGCACTACCAATTGCTGCAGCAGCTGAAAGATTGGGGTTTTCCGGTCTCAGCCCTGGTGGAAATTGCGCAAGGCGCTCCTGAATTGGTAGCGTACCACCAGCGCGTGGGCCGCCAGCGCGATGCGCTGCCCTACGACATCGACGGCGTGGTCTACAAGGTCAACAACTTGGCGCTGCAGCGCCAGCTGGGCTTTGTCACGCGGGAGCCGCGCTGGGCGGTGGCGCACAAGTACCCGGCGCAGGAGATGGTCACGCGCGTGGAAGGCATAGACATCCAGGTCGGGCGCACCGGCAAGCTGACGCCGGTGGCGCGCCTGGCGCCGGTGTTCGTCGGCGGCGTCACCGTCACCAATGCCACGCTGCACAATCTGTTCGAGATCCGCAAGAAGGGCGTGCGCGTGGGCGATCAGGTGATCGTGCGCCGGGCCGGCGACGTGATTCCCGAAGTGGTCGGCGTCGTGCCCGCGGCGCTGGCGCCGGTGGCGCAGGCGCTGTCCGGCTCGGATGCGCTGCTGGACGCGGCCGCCGACCAGGAAGGCGCAGCCGCCGGCGCTTCGCGCGCTGCGCCGCGCACACCCTATGTGCCCAACTTCCGCATGCCGCGCCAGTGCCCGGTCTGCGCCAGCGCGGTGGTGCGCGAGAAAGGCGAGGCCAACCATCGCTGCACGGGCGGCCTGTTTTGCCCGGCGCAGCGCAAGGAGGCCATCCTGCATTTCGCCCAGCGCCGCGCCATGGACATCGAGGGCCTGGGCGAAAAGCTGGTGGACCAGCTGATCGAAGGCCACATCATCCGCACCTTGCCCGACCTGTACCGGCTGGGCCTGGCGCCTCTCGCGCAGCTCGACCGCATGGCCGACAAGTCCGCGCAGAACCTGCTGGCGGCGCTGGAAAAATCCAAACGCACGACGCTGGCGCGCTTCCTGTTCGCGCTGGGCGTCCGCCACGTCGGCGAGGCCACGGCCAAGGAGCTGGCGCGGCATTTCGGCCAACTCGACGCGCTGATGGACGCCACGCCCGAGCAGCTGATGCAGGTGCCCGACGTCGGCCCCATCGTCGCCCAGGCGGTGCACGGCTTCTTCGCCGAACCGCACAACCGCGAGGTGGTCGAGCAGCTGCGCGCCTGCGGCGTGCACTGGGTCGAGAGCGAGCCGCAGCCAGCGGCGCTGCTGCCCCTGGCCGGCAAGACCGTGGTGCTGACCGGCACCCTGCCCACGCTCACGCGCGAGCAGGCGCAGGAGCTGCTGGAGGCCGCGGGCGCCAAGGTCGCGGGCTCGGTCAGCGGCAAGACCAGCTATGTGGTGGCCGGCGAGCAGGCCGGCTCCAAGCTGGAGCGCGCGCACAAGCTGGGTGTGCCGGTGCTCGACGAGGACGGCCTGCGCGCACTGCTGCGGGGCGGCGAGGGATAG
- a CDS encoding patatin-like phospholipase family protein, whose translation MARRAPRLGLALGSGSARGWAHIGVLRALQEAGVRPDFVCGASIGALVGAAYAAGELERFAEWVHGLGMRQVWGFMDFNLSGGMLKGERLIAFWRRNFADFDIEASPLPFAAVATDLHSGAEVWLREGSIADAVRASIALPGLFTPVARADGRLLVDGGIVNPVPTSLARAMGADIVIGVDLNSDILQRHLQPLALAAAANAADQAPSEPSEPEARSGGDWMGRLKFWGAGGAAQPQVAPLPPRPSVLDVVMTSVTIMQMRITRSRMAGDPPEVVIAPNLAHLGLLDFHRADEAIEEGRRAAEAALPQLQRFAV comes from the coding sequence CTGGCGCGCCGCGCTCCCCGGCTGGGCCTGGCGCTGGGCAGCGGCTCGGCGCGCGGCTGGGCGCACATCGGCGTGCTGCGCGCGCTGCAGGAGGCTGGCGTGCGCCCGGATTTCGTCTGCGGCGCCTCCATCGGCGCGCTGGTCGGCGCGGCCTACGCGGCCGGCGAACTGGAGCGTTTTGCCGAGTGGGTGCATGGCCTGGGCATGCGCCAGGTCTGGGGCTTCATGGATTTCAACCTCTCGGGCGGCATGCTCAAGGGCGAGAGGCTGATCGCCTTTTGGCGGCGCAACTTCGCCGACTTCGACATCGAGGCCTCGCCGCTGCCCTTTGCCGCCGTCGCCACCGACCTGCACTCGGGCGCCGAAGTCTGGCTGCGCGAGGGCTCGATCGCCGACGCGGTGCGCGCCTCCATCGCGCTGCCGGGCCTGTTCACGCCAGTAGCACGCGCAGACGGGCGGCTGCTGGTCGATGGCGGCATCGTCAACCCGGTGCCCACGTCGCTTGCGCGCGCCATGGGTGCCGACATCGTCATCGGCGTGGACCTGAACTCCGACATCCTGCAGCGCCACCTGCAGCCGCTGGCACTGGCGGCGGCGGCAAACGCGGCAGACCAGGCGCCGTCAGAGCCCTCTGAACCCGAGGCGCGCAGTGGCGGCGACTGGATGGGCCGGCTGAAGTTCTGGGGCGCGGGCGGCGCCGCGCAGCCCCAGGTGGCGCCGCTGCCGCCCCGGCCGTCGGTGCTGGATGTCGTCATGACCAGCGTGACCATCATGCAGATGCGCATCACCCGCAGCCGCATGGCGGGCGACCCGCCCGAGGTGGTCATCGCGCCCAACCTGGCGCACCTGGGCCTGCTGGATTTTCACCGCGCGGAC